The Mycoplasmopsis caviae sequence AATTTGAATATCATTATTAGGCTCAAACTTTGACACATATTTAGCATCAATGCTCTTTGCTTTATTAACTAAAGCTTCAAAGTCTTCTTTTAATTTCTTATTTACATCTTGGTAGTGTTTTTGAACATACTTGTGTGAAGTAACAGCGCGGATTCTAAAAATACCAGCTTGTTTTCTTTCGACATTTGTAATTTTAAAGTCTTCAATAAAACTCGTTTTATCAACATGTGTTCCACCACAAAGATCAGAAGTTACGCCATCAAATTTAACTATACGAATATTTTTAGCATCCATATATTCATATTCACTAATGGTCATAATAGCACCTAATTCTTTTGCTTTTTGAATATTTGTAACTATATATTCACGCTTAATATCTCTTTTAATTCAATTGTGCATTTTGTCTTCAATTTGTTTAATTTGAAGGTCACTTGGTTTTGAATCTGCTGGAAAGTCAAATGTCAAACGCTCAGCAATTATATCTGAGCCCAATTGCTCAATTTGAGGTCCTAATACCTCTCTGAGTGCACAGAATAATAAGTGTGTTGCAGAGTGACCACGAGCCATACCTGCTCTTATTTCTGAATCAACAAAGCACTCAAGTGCTTCCTTATTATTAATTTTTCCTTCAACTTTATGAATGTGATTACCAAATTTATCTTTGAAAACATCAAGGATCTTAATTTTATTTTTGTTTTGCAAAATATAACCATGATCGTGATTTTGACCACCACTTGTAGCATAAAAAGGTGTTTTATCTAAGAGTAAATATGCTTCCCCATTAATTGAGTCTACTTCTTCTTCACTATTAAATAATTTAAGTACTCTTGATTTAGATTCTAGTGTTGAATAACCAACAAATTCACTAACCTTATCTTTGATTAAAGCAAGCGAGTTAATTACTTGATCCATTCCACTTACTTTTTGACCTCTACTTAAATTGGCATGTTTTTCTTTTGCTTCCTCAAAAGCTTTCATATCAACTTTAATGTTTTTCTTAGCTAAAATTTCTACAGTTAATTCAATTGGAAAACCATAGGTTTCCAATAAATTGAATGCATCATCACCAGAGAAAATTTTGGTTTTTTTGTCCATAAATTTTTCAAGTAAAATTTTACCTTTTTCAATTGTTTGGCTAAAGGTAATTTCTTCTTCTTTAATTGCTGCTTTAACAACTTCCTTATCATATTCAAAAGGAAGTGATTCTTGAACTACATCAACCAATTTATATAAGAACAAACCCTTGATACCTAATTGCATTCCTTTGTAAATTGAACGTCTAATTAATCTTCTAATAATGTAACCACGGCCAACGTTTGAAACCTTAGCACCATCAGCTATAGCATTAGTTACTGTACGAATGTGGTCGGCTATAACCTTGAAATTAATATTGATCTCAGTTTGTGCTTTATTTTTCTTAAAATAATTTTCTACATCATATTTAAAAGTAGAAAACTTTTCAATTTCCTTAATAATATTAATAAACAAGTCGCTGTCATAATTAGTTGGTGCATCTTGCATAATTGATGCTATACGTTCAAGACCTGCTCCTGTATCAATATTTTTTTGCTTAAGTTCTGTATAATTACCCTCACCATCATTATTAAATTGACTAAATACAATGTTTCAAATTTCAATGTAACGATCGTTTTCAATATCTTTTTTAAGTAACTCAAGCCCGCGTTTATTATATTTAGGTCCTCTATCATAAAAAATTTCTGTATCAGGCCCACAAGGTCCACTTCCTACATCTCAAAAGTTAGTGTCTCTTGTCCCTGGAATTAAGTGAGATTCCTTAACGCCTTGGTCAATTCAATACTGTTTGGTTTCAAGATCCTCAGAATAATAGGTCATATAAAGTTTTTTAGGATCTAGTTTAAGTTCTTTTGTCAAGAACTCATAGCCAAACTCGATAGCTTCCTTTTTAAAGTAATCTCCAATTGAAAAGTTACCTAACATTTCAAAAAAAGTATGATGCCTTGAAGTAAGACCAACATTTTCGATGTCATTAGTTCTTATTGCTTTTTGACTATTAGTTAATCTGTTTTTAGGCGGTTGCTTTTTACCACTAAAATAATCTTTTAGTGTTGCTACTCCAGAATTTATTCACAAAAGTGAAGGGTCATTAACTGGAATTAGTGACTTACTTTCTACTCTTAGGTGGCCTTTAGATTCAAAATATCTTAGTCATTTTTCTCTTATTTCCTTTGATGTCATATTTACCTCTTTAATTTGCTTTTTGTTGAGATATTTTATTTAGCATTTCTATTAATTTTAAACCAATTACCTTAGCAAGTGCTACAGGAACTGCATTGCCAATTTGTCGATACATTGATGAGATATTACCACTAAAGATAAAATCATCTGGAAAACTTTG is a genomic window containing:
- the alaS gene encoding alanine--tRNA ligase; the encoded protein is MTSKEIREKWLRYFESKGHLRVESKSLIPVNDPSLLWINSGVATLKDYFSGKKQPPKNRLTNSQKAIRTNDIENVGLTSRHHTFFEMLGNFSIGDYFKKEAIEFGYEFLTKELKLDPKKLYMTYYSEDLETKQYWIDQGVKESHLIPGTRDTNFWDVGSGPCGPDTEIFYDRGPKYNKRGLELLKKDIENDRYIEIWNIVFSQFNNDGEGNYTELKQKNIDTGAGLERIASIMQDAPTNYDSDLFINIIKEIEKFSTFKYDVENYFKKNKAQTEININFKVIADHIRTVTNAIADGAKVSNVGRGYIIRRLIRRSIYKGMQLGIKGLFLYKLVDVVQESLPFEYDKEVVKAAIKEEEITFSQTIEKGKILLEKFMDKKTKIFSGDDAFNLLETYGFPIELTVEILAKKNIKVDMKAFEEAKEKHANLSRGQKVSGMDQVINSLALIKDKVSEFVGYSTLESKSRVLKLFNSEEEVDSINGEAYLLLDKTPFYATSGGQNHDHGYILQNKNKIKILDVFKDKFGNHIHKVEGKINNKEALECFVDSEIRAGMARGHSATHLLFCALREVLGPQIEQLGSDIIAERLTFDFPADSKPSDLQIKQIEDKMHNWIKRDIKREYIVTNIQKAKELGAIMTISEYEYMDAKNIRIVKFDGVTSDLCGGTHVDKTSFIEDFKITNVERKQAGIFRIRAVTSHKYVQKHYQDVNKKLKEDFEALVNKAKSIDAKYVSKFEPNNDIQIENESIKKQIETVREDIRQLIKVKSEINYDIENVVLSKGSNYSYYINLNVESSQVKISAAKLREQHQDAVIILGSKNGDQILLAVASKVLDSNKLFQQIASKANGRGGGNPIISIGKISNIDNIESIIKELL